From Penaeus vannamei isolate JL-2024 chromosome 12, ASM4276789v1, whole genome shotgun sequence, the proteins below share one genomic window:
- the LOC113811442 gene encoding ubiquitin-like FUBI-ribosomal protein eS30 fusion protein, producing the protein MRFFVRSRTTHVVEKAEEHTVGDVRACVCQAEGLPLEEARLYAAGSLLEDDSVPLAELGADTIEVNVGLKGGKVHGSLSRAGKVKGQTPVVEKKEKKKAPRGRAKRRAQYERRLLQEGGASSGNQRAPNAQGGSRT; encoded by the coding sequence ATGAGGTTCTTCGTTCGCTCCAGAACGACCCACGTGGTGGAGAAGGCCGAAGAGCACACCGTGGGAGACGTCCGCGCCTGCGTGTGCCAGGCCGAAGGGCTGCCCCTGGAGGAGGCGAGGCTCTATGCCGCGGGCTCACTCCTCGAGGACGACAGCGTCCCCCTCGCCGAGCTGGGCGCTGACACCATCGAGGTCAACGTCGGCCTCAAGGGAGGCAAGGTGCACGGGTCCCTGTCCCGCGCCGGGAAGGTCAAGGGACAGACGCcggtggtggagaagaaggagaagaagaaggccccGAGAGGTCGGGCCAAGCGGAGGGCGCAGTACGAGCGCCGTCTCCTCCAGGAGGGCGGGGCGTCTTCGGGGAACCAGCGGGCCCCCAACGCCCAGGGAGGGTCCAGGACGtag